A genome region from Chengkuizengella sp. SCS-71B includes the following:
- a CDS encoding DUF2626 domain-containing protein, with amino-acid sequence MPRMYRVMGFWTLAIGLMALAGHMVELALISFAQTAVFVLLGYMNLSEKAYILIFWGYLLVAGIGITYWSFFKMPLY; translated from the coding sequence ATGCCAAGAATGTATCGTGTCATGGGTTTTTGGACTTTAGCAATTGGCTTAATGGCATTAGCTGGTCATATGGTTGAGTTAGCTTTAATATCTTTTGCTCAAACAGCTGTTTTTGTATTATTAGGATATATGAATTTATCTGAAAAAGCATACATATTGATTTTTTGGGGTTATTTATTAGTAGCAGGTATCGGAATTACTTATTGGTCTTTCTTTAAAATGCCGCTTTATTAA